A window from Bacteroidota bacterium encodes these proteins:
- a CDS encoding prolyl oligopeptidase family serine peptidase produces the protein YTQGMQAFNAAQLMGIPSRGLYFPYEGHWVLGPQNGMIWHTEFFSWLDKWLK, from the coding sequence ATATACTCAGGGAATGCAGGCGTTTAATGCTGCTCAGCTAATGGGAATACCATCTCGTGGATTATATTTTCCATACGAAGGCCATTGGGTACTGGGACCTCAAAATGGTATGATATGGCATACTGAGTTTTTCAGTTGGCTGGATAAATGGTTGAAATAA